The genomic segment GTAATGCCCACTTAGTTATTTTACCGTTACTCGCACATACGGAAATGTAGCGTTCACAGTTATACTTTGTGCTTTAGATTTCTACGTAGAGTCACGTAATAACGGGTAACTGATGTTTTAGTACTGATGTTATACCATGTCATCAGTGCTGGTATCTTGCCACACGCTTCAGATCTGACTGGTGCGTCACACCAAAACAAAGCGTCTTAAAAGGATGCTGTAGTGTTGCACTTCCACAGTTTTGAGGTTGTCCTtgcagcagtctaagcagaaaTACGCCTCGCCTTGGTGGTGTCCATGAGGCGTCCCATTCAGATGACCAACTCATTTCGGTGGCTCCTTTCAGTGTGACGGAGTAGCAGCTCTACCCTGAGCTCCTCACTTCATCTCCAAGGGTATAGCCCACACACCCTTTGGAGGAAACTTTAGCTCTGCCAGTTGTATCTGTAGGCTCACCCCTTTGATCACTACATACGGTTCATGTATGCAGAAAGAGGCCATTAGAAACTAGAGCATTTGGTAAATTGACAGCTTCACACTCGACTCTGTATTCAGTGTGACGCACTGGTACAACATCCATGCTATTGCACCACACCAAACCGTCATTCGAAATATTGGAATGTCCGTTTCTTTAACCTGATTtttaagaaatgaaatgagtaaAGCATACCATTCAGACTAAAACAGGAGAAAGTGCTGGGCTGTAAACAAGCaagctgatgtttaaaaaaaaaaaaattcacacaaAAAATGCCACAGAGACTCGAGTTTTATATATGTGTGCGGCTCATACTGTTAACTAAATTCCTTATTGCTCCAGCTGGGCACTAATGGCTGAATCCGAGCCTGTGACCGTCGTCGTGCCAGTTGGAGAAAAGCGAGGGTGTCCGGAAGATGAAAAAGATGATGCACCATCAAAGAAACCAAAATTTGAGAGCGATCACGAAAATGGGGGCCCTCCGCAGCAAGATGAGATGGGCGAGCCTGAAGGGGAAGCAAGTGACGGAGAGGAGGATGGTGACACATTTGCTGACATGATGAAGCACGGTCTCACTGAGCTCGATGTTGGCATCCTAAAGTATGTCAGTGATCACGAAGGCTTCTCTGGAGTCCTGAAGGAAAGGTTTGTTTGTCATCTGGAGTTAATGAAGGATTTAAAGAGTTTGCTTAACAAAGAGTAACCAatcactttctttgttttttgaacTCAGATATTCTGATTTTGTTGTGCATGAAATCAACAAAAATGGCAAGATTGTGCATTTGGATGACCTCTCTGTCCCAGCGGAGGCTGAGGTAACattgcttctgtttttttaacaggcCTCAGATTCATCATGAAGGCACACTTTGCATTAACAAAATAAGACTAAAGAGAACTCCAGGATCGGGTCACATAATACTCTCTAatatgttttttggtttgtttttctgctgtttagGAAGCCCAAGAACCTGAACAACAGCCAAAGGAATGTGACCTGCTAACTGAAGAGCAGAAAAAGCAGCTTGGAGAGCTTCAGCTGTTCAGGAACAAAGAGGGAAATGTCTCAATTGAGGTGATAGGTTAAAAGGAGTGCtccaataaaaaacacaaaaatccatAAAACTAGCTGACAGCTTTATGTAACGTTCTTATTCATTTATAGGTATTGGATGATTCTAAAGAGAAACGGACGTTGGTCCACAAAGCAATCAAGAATCAGTTTCCTGGTTTGGAAACAAAGACTGAAGAGAGGGAAGGGCGGAAGTTTATAGTTGCTTATCATGCTGCTGGGAAGAAGGCTTTAGCAGGTATGTGGATCTCAGGATAGAAGACTAAACTAATGTTTTAGGAATGTTAATGAAATTTATTGCATGCCTTCCTCACTTCAGCTTATATTTTATCTACTGCAGTGCATGTAGCCCGAGCAGTAAAATATGATGCATGCGCTTTTGTGTAAGCATGGTCAACACACCTGCATGTTTCTGCTGAGACCTTTACTCAACACCACAAAGGATGATAGAGATTATCAGAGCCACACAAGCAAAAAAAGCTCTTCTGTTTAAATATCACACTTCACTCCAGGCCCATGCATGAGATCTCACCCCTGACAACTCTACCCACAGACCATAAGAATCTCTTTCTTAGTAACATTATTCTATCCTCCTTTTGCTCTTCTCTGGTGGATAGAAGTCAAAACAACTACAGGTAAGAACTTATTCTCCTCCCAGCACCAGAGGAAATGGTTAAAAGCCATGTGGAGTTGGGTTACACTTAGCTTAGGATAAAATACTGTGTCGTAAAATCAGCTTAAATATCGTGTGTCCATGTTGTTTTGCAATAAAGTGATTGTATCTGAGTGCCAAAGCAAGGTTGGCCAACTGCTGAGATATGTTTGGAAGTACAGGATCTATAATGGGTATTTCTATAATATTGGGGACTTTTAAAGCACATGCTatgttttaatattaaaaaacatcaCACCATGTTTTTCATCACACCATTTTTCTGTCTCCACAAAAGCTCCAAGGAAACACTTTTGGCCCAAAAACCGTGGCAGTTTCTGCCACTTTGTTCTGTATAAGGAGAACAAAGACACCATGGATGCTATCAATGTGCTTTCAAAGTTCCTCAGGTAggagacgtgtgtgtgtgtgtgtgttttttagtttgttttgtaaAAAGTAACGATCATTCGTTGATAAAAGAGACAACACACTAACAGATGTGTGAAATGTTTTTTGCAGTTAAGTTTTGCAGCCCTATGTATAATGATGGATGTCTCTCTAGGCTTAGACCCAACATGTTTTCCTACATGGGAACCAAGGACAAGAGGGCCATTACTGTGCAGGAGATAGCGGTGCTCAAGTGAGTGTTATAATGCAGAGCCCTGCAGTTATTAGTGTGcagattatttttgtatttctgaTGATTATGTTAGAATCAATAACAACACACATCTAATTTATCTCTGATGGGTTCTTGCACAGGATCAGTAATTATAATGACCTCTTCTTTGTTCACTTAGGATCACTGCAGAGAGGCTGGCTCACCTTAACAAGTGCCTCATGAACCTCAAGCTCGGAAACTTTTGCTACAAAAACCATCCTCTAAAGCTGGGGGAACTGCAGGGAAACCATTTCACTGTGGTGATAAGGTCAGCAGGTCTTTATA from the Oreochromis niloticus isolate F11D_XX linkage group LG7, O_niloticus_UMD_NMBU, whole genome shotgun sequence genome contains:
- the pus7 gene encoding pseudouridylate synthase 7 homolog isoform X2; the encoded protein is MAESEPVTVVVPVGEKRGCPEDEKDDAPSKKPKFESDHENGGPPQQDEMGEPEGEASDGEEDGDTFADMMKHGLTELDVGILKYVSDHEGFSGVLKERYSDFVVHEINKNGKIVHLDDLSVPAEAEEAQEPEQQPKECDLLTEEQKKQLGELQLFRNKEGNVSIEVLDDSKEKRTLVHKAIKNQFPGLETKTEEREGRKFIVAYHAAGKKALAAPRKHFWPKNRGSFCHFVLYKENKDTMDAINVLSKFLRLRPNMFSYMGTKDKRAITVQEIAVLKITAERLAHLNKCLMNLKLGNFCYKNHPLKLGELQGNHFTVVIRNITGTDEQVDQAMTSLKQTGFINYYGMQRFGTTAVPTHHVGRAILKNDWNEVMDLILKPRPGAEKEFLVRCREEWAKTQDPEAALKKLPNKRCVEGQLLRGLSMYGKKNIVTAFGLIPRNNRLMYIHSYQSRVWNTMVSRRIEAFGLKAVKGDLVLKGTTAHVLSAEEAESYSIHDIVMPLPGFDVIYPTHHIGEGYRELLTADRLDIDNMRHKVKDYSLAGAYRRVIIRPTDVSWEVINYDDPRVSLVHSDFEKLENKPAPVFNKEGKYRALRMEFSLPPSTYATMAIREVLKLDTSIKKQTQLNTTWFN
- the pus7 gene encoding pseudouridylate synthase 7 homolog isoform X1; this translates as MAESEPVTVVVPVGEKRGCPEDEKDDAPSKKPKFESDHENGGPPQQDEMGEPEGEASDGEEDGDTFADMMKHGLTELDVGILKYVSDHEGFSGVLKERYSDFVVHEINKNGKIVHLDDLSVPAEAEEAQEPEQQPKECDLLTEEQKKQLGELQLFRNKEGNVSIEVLDDSKEKRTLVHKAIKNQFPGLETKTEEREGRKFIVAYHAAGKKALAEVKTTTAPRKHFWPKNRGSFCHFVLYKENKDTMDAINVLSKFLRLRPNMFSYMGTKDKRAITVQEIAVLKITAERLAHLNKCLMNLKLGNFCYKNHPLKLGELQGNHFTVVIRNITGTDEQVDQAMTSLKQTGFINYYGMQRFGTTAVPTHHVGRAILKNDWNEVMDLILKPRPGAEKEFLVRCREEWAKTQDPEAALKKLPNKRCVEGQLLRGLSMYGKKNIVTAFGLIPRNNRLMYIHSYQSRVWNTMVSRRIEAFGLKAVKGDLVLKGTTAHVLSAEEAESYSIHDIVMPLPGFDVIYPTHHIGEGYRELLTADRLDIDNMRHKVKDYSLAGAYRRVIIRPTDVSWEVINYDDPRVSLVHSDFEKLENKPAPVFNKEGKYRALRMEFSLPPSTYATMAIREVLKLDTSIKKQTQLNTTWFN